Proteins encoded in a region of the Streptomyces akebiae genome:
- a CDS encoding polyprenyl synthetase family protein, which produces MTLEAHRTGPRTLGTANTSTSGETVPTVPPAVTAAARTAVDVTALLERGRTLATPVLRAAVDRLAPPMDTVAAYHFGWIDAHGKPADGDGGKAVRPALAVMSAEVTGAAPEVGIPGAVAVELVHNFSLLHDDLMDGDEQRRHRDTVWKVHGPAQAILVGDALMVLANEILLELGTAEAARATRRVTTATRALIDGQAQDISYEHRERVTVEECLEMEGNKTGALLACACSIGAVLGGADDRTADTLEKYGYHLGLAFQAVDDLLGIWGDPVSTGKQTWSDLRQRKKSLPVVAALAAGGPASEQLGELLAADAKASDFENFSEEEFAARAALIEEAGGREWAVEEARRQHRIAIDALDSIRMPERVREEFAALADFVVVRKR; this is translated from the coding sequence ATGACGCTCGAAGCGCACCGGACCGGACCCCGCACTCTCGGTACCGCGAACACATCGACATCTGGAGAGACTGTGCCCACTGTGCCCCCGGCCGTGACGGCCGCCGCGAGGACCGCGGTGGACGTGACCGCGCTCCTGGAGCGCGGGCGGACCCTGGCCACCCCCGTGCTGCGGGCGGCCGTCGACCGGCTGGCGCCCCCCATGGACACCGTCGCCGCCTACCACTTCGGCTGGATCGACGCCCACGGCAAGCCCGCGGACGGCGACGGCGGCAAGGCCGTACGCCCCGCGCTCGCCGTCATGTCCGCCGAGGTCACCGGCGCCGCACCCGAGGTCGGCATCCCCGGCGCGGTCGCGGTGGAGCTGGTGCACAACTTCTCGCTGCTGCACGACGACCTGATGGACGGCGACGAACAGCGCCGCCACCGCGACACCGTGTGGAAGGTGCACGGCCCCGCGCAGGCCATCCTCGTCGGTGACGCCCTGATGGTCCTCGCCAACGAGATCCTCCTCGAACTGGGCACCGCCGAGGCGGCCCGAGCCACCCGCCGCGTCACCACGGCGACCCGGGCGCTCATCGACGGCCAGGCCCAGGACATCTCCTACGAGCACCGCGAGCGGGTCACCGTCGAGGAGTGCCTGGAGATGGAGGGCAACAAGACCGGCGCCCTGCTCGCCTGCGCCTGCTCCATCGGCGCGGTCCTCGGCGGCGCGGACGACCGCACCGCCGACACGCTGGAGAAGTACGGCTACCACCTCGGCCTCGCCTTCCAGGCCGTGGACGACCTGCTGGGCATCTGGGGCGACCCGGTCTCCACGGGCAAGCAGACCTGGAGCGATCTGCGCCAGCGCAAGAAGTCCCTGCCCGTGGTGGCCGCGCTCGCGGCGGGCGGCCCGGCCTCCGAACAGTTGGGCGAACTCCTCGCCGCAGACGCCAAGGCCAGCGACTTCGAGAACTTCTCCGAGGAGGAGTTCGCCGCGCGCGCCGCCCTCATCGAGGAGGCGGGCGGCCGCGAGTGGGCCGTCGAGGAGGCACGCCGTCAGCACCGGATCGCCATCGACGCGCTGGACTCGATCCGGATGCCCGAGCGGGTCCGGGAGGAGTTCGCGGCGCTCGCGGACTTCGTCGTCGTACGGAAGAGATGA
- the hpnE gene encoding hydroxysqualene dehydroxylase HpnE has protein sequence MTDGAQSEALPEADREGRPRSTAVVVGGGLAGITAALSLADAGAQVTLLEGRPRLGGLAFSFQRGDLTVDNGQHVYLRCCTAYRWFLDRVDATALAPLQDRLDVPVLDAEGRPGRRLGRLRRDALPVPLHLGRSLATYTHLSLAERAKVGRAALALKALDLTDPALDEQDFGGWLAAQGQSARAVEALWDLVGVATLNAVARDASLALAAMVFKTGLLSEPGAADIGWAHVPLGELHDRQARKALDSAGVRTVLRARATSVCRAENGSWRVEVPGETLDADAVVLAVPQRETHDLLPEGALDEPGRLLEIGTAPILNVHVVYDRKVLSRPFFAALGSPVQWVFDRTEASGLRDGQYLALSQSAAQSEIDAPVAVLRERYLPELERLLPGARGAGVKDFFVTRERTATFAPTPGVGRFRPGARTKAPGLFLAGAWTATGWPATMESAVRSGIAAADAALAAPGRPRNRLLDHEEAA, from the coding sequence ATGACCGACGGCGCACAGTCCGAGGCACTGCCGGAGGCGGACCGCGAGGGTCGGCCCCGGAGCACGGCCGTGGTGGTCGGCGGAGGGCTGGCGGGCATCACCGCCGCGCTCTCGCTCGCCGACGCCGGCGCACAGGTGACACTCCTGGAGGGGCGGCCCCGCCTCGGCGGACTCGCCTTCTCCTTCCAGCGCGGCGACCTGACCGTCGACAACGGACAGCATGTGTACCTGCGGTGCTGCACCGCCTACCGCTGGTTCCTCGACCGTGTCGACGCGACCGCGCTCGCACCCCTGCAGGATCGTCTCGACGTACCGGTTCTCGACGCCGAGGGCCGGCCGGGCAGGCGGCTCGGCAGACTGCGGCGCGACGCGCTGCCCGTACCGCTGCACCTGGGGCGCAGCCTCGCCACGTACACCCATCTCTCGCTCGCCGAGCGCGCGAAGGTCGGGCGGGCCGCGCTGGCACTCAAGGCACTCGACCTCACCGATCCCGCGCTCGACGAACAGGACTTCGGCGGCTGGCTGGCCGCACAGGGGCAGTCGGCGCGGGCCGTGGAGGCGCTGTGGGACCTCGTGGGGGTCGCCACCCTCAACGCGGTGGCCCGCGACGCCTCCCTCGCGCTCGCCGCGATGGTGTTCAAGACCGGTCTGCTGTCCGAGCCGGGCGCCGCCGACATCGGCTGGGCCCATGTCCCACTCGGTGAACTGCACGACCGGCAGGCCCGCAAGGCGCTCGACTCCGCGGGCGTCCGTACCGTGCTCCGCGCCCGCGCCACCTCCGTCTGTCGTGCGGAGAACGGGAGTTGGCGCGTCGAGGTGCCCGGCGAGACCCTCGACGCCGACGCGGTCGTGCTCGCCGTACCCCAGCGCGAGACGCACGATCTGCTGCCCGAGGGAGCCCTCGACGAGCCCGGACGGCTGCTGGAGATCGGCACCGCGCCGATCCTCAACGTCCATGTGGTGTACGACCGGAAGGTGCTCAGCAGGCCCTTCTTCGCGGCGCTCGGCTCGCCCGTCCAATGGGTCTTCGACCGGACCGAGGCCTCGGGCCTGCGCGACGGCCAGTACCTGGCGCTGTCGCAGTCGGCCGCGCAGAGCGAGATCGACGCACCGGTGGCCGTCCTGCGCGAGCGGTATCTGCCCGAGCTGGAACGGTTGTTGCCCGGCGCGCGCGGTGCCGGGGTGAAGGACTTCTTCGTGACCCGGGAGCGCACCGCGACCTTCGCTCCCACCCCCGGCGTCGGACGGTTCAGGCCCGGCGCCCGCACCAAGGCACCCGGCCTGTTCCTGGCCGGAGCGTGGACCGCCACCGGGTGGCCCGCGACCATGGAGAGTGCGGTCCGCAGCGGCATCGCGGCGGCGGACGCCGCCCTCGCCGCTCCGGGCCGGCCCCGGAACCGCCTCCTCGACCACGAGGAGGCGGCATGA
- a CDS encoding DUF6380 family protein — translation MDNPAQGEPIGEKWYATLRTERASQSPTVCREPFRHPGGPAGEGAR, via the coding sequence ATGGACAATCCGGCCCAAGGCGAACCCATCGGCGAAAAGTGGTACGCAACCCTCCGCACCGAACGGGCGTCCCAGTCTCCGACGGTCTGCCGCGAACCGTTCCGGCACCCCGGCGGACCGGCAGGGGAGGGTGCACGATGA